A genomic segment from Gossypium hirsutum isolate 1008001.06 chromosome D04, Gossypium_hirsutum_v2.1, whole genome shotgun sequence encodes:
- the LOC121216210 gene encoding exosome complex component RRP42, translated as MVGLSVGEKHFIQGGIAQDLRSDGRKRLTYRPIYVETGVIPQAHGSARVRLGATDVIASVKAELGKPSALQPDKGNIAIYVDCSPTAAPMFEGRGGEELSTELSVALQRCLLGGKSGAGAGIDPTSLVVVEGKVCWDLYIDGLVISSDGNLLDALAAAIKAALSNTGIPKVNVAADATSDEQPEVNISDEEFLQFDTSGIPVIVTLTKVGRHYIVDATSEEESQMSSAVSISVNRKGHICGLTKRGGVGLDPSIILDMISVAKHVSEQLINKLDSEIAAAEASEEES; from the exons ATGGTGGGACTTTCTGTTGGAGAAAAGCATTTCATACAAGGTGGAATTGCTCAAGACCTTCGTTCAGATGGTCGAAAAAGGCTAACTTACCGACCCATATATGTTGAAACTGGAGTTATTCCTCAG GCACATGGGTCGGCTAGAGTTAGGCTTGGTGCAACTGATGTTATTGCCAGTGTCAAG GCTGAACTTGGAAAACCAAGTGCATTGCAACCTGACAAAGGGAACATTGCTATATATGTTGATTGTAGTCCAACTGCGGCACCAATGTTTGAG GGTAGAGGGGGTGAGGAGTTGTCAACTGAGCTATCGGTTGCCTTGCAACGGTGCCTCTTGGGTGGTAAAAGTGGAGCAG GAGCTGGAATTGATCCCACATCTCTGGTGGTTGTGGAAGGAAAAGTGTGTTGGGATCTCTATATTGATGGTCTCGTTATTAGTTCAGATGGGAATTTGCTAGATGCCCTTGCTGCTGCCATTAAG GCTGCTTTAAGCAATACCGGCATCCCTAAGGTCAATGTTGCAGCAGATGCAACAAGTGATGAACAACCTGAAGTCAACATAAGTGATGAAGAGTTTCTACAGTTTGACACATCTGGAATCCCTGTCATTGTTACTCTAACAAAG GTGGGGAGGCACTATATCGTTGATGCTACATCGGAAGAGGAATCACAAATGAGCTCGGCTGTTTCGATTTCTGTTAACCGAAAAGGACACATTTGTGGGCTTACGAAACGTGGGGGTGTCGGCCTAGACCCGAGTATTATTCTTGACATGATTTCTGTAGCAAAACATGTAAGTGAACAGCTAATAAACAAGTTGGATTCTGAGATTGCTGCTGCTGAGGCAAGTGAAGAGGAATCATGA
- the LOC121216209 gene encoding splicing factor U2af large subunit B isoform X2: MKVFLIIRGQIPGTSPTIPGVFPSIFPLATTQPFGALPVMPVQAMTQQATRHARRVYVGGLSPTANEQSVATFFSEVMAAIGGNTAGPGDAVVNVYINHEKKFAFVEMRSVEEASNAMALDGIIFEGAPVKVRRPSDYNPSLAATLGPSQPSPNLNLAAVGLTQGFSGGLEGPDRIFVGGLPYYFTEAQIRELLESFGPLRGFDLVKDRETGNSKGYAFCVYQDLSVTDIACAALNGIKMGDKTLTVRRANQGATQPKPEQESILQHAQQQIALQRLILQPQGVPTKVVCLTQALNVDDLRDDEEYEDIVEDMRQEGGKYGELVNVVIPRPNPNGEPSPGVGKVFLEYSDVEGSKKAQVAMNGRKFGGNQVIAVYYPESKFAERDYDG, translated from the exons ATGAAGGTTTTTTTAATCATCAGAG GTCAGATTCCTGGGACTAGCCCGACCATACCTGGAGTATTCCCTAGCATCTTTCCTCTTGCAACCACTCAG CCTTTTGGTGCTCTGCCTGTTATGCCAGTTCAGGCAATGACTCAGCAG GCTACTAGGCATGCTCGTCGGGTCTATGTTGGAGGGCTTTCTCCTACAGCCAATGAACAG TCTGTTGCGACATTCTTCAGCGAAGTCATGGCTGCAATTGGTGGAAACACTGCTGGTCCAG GTGATGCTGTTGTTAACGTCTACATAAACCATGAAAAGAAGTTTGCTTTTGTAGAGATGAGATCTGTCGAGGAGGCCAGTAATGCAATGGCTTTGGATGGGATAATATTCGAG GGAGCACCTGTGAAGGTGAGGAGGCCTAGTGACTACAATCCCTCGCTTGCTGCAACTCTTGGCCCAAGCCAGCCCAGTCCCAATCTTAATCTAGCTGCTGTGGGTCTAACTCAGGGCTTTTCTGGTGGACTTGAGGGTCCAGACCGCATATTTGTTGGTGGGCTTCCTTACTACTTCACAGAAGCACAGATCCGCGAGCTATTGGAGTCCTTTGGGCCTCTTCGAGGGTTTGATCTGGTAAAAGATAGAGAAACTGGAAACTCGAAAGGCTATGCCTTTTGTGTTTATCAAGACTTGTCAGTCACAGATATAGCTTGTGCTGCTCTAAATGGAATTAAAATGGGTGATAAAACTCTCACCGTTAGGCGAGCAAACCAGGGTGCTACCCAGCCTAAACCTGAGCAAGAGAGTATACTCCAGCACGCACAACAGCAGATTGCTTTGCAG AGGCTTATTTTGCAACCACAAGGGGTGCCTACGAAGGTTGTTTGCTTGACTCAAGCACTTAATGTGGATGATCTCAGGGATGATGAGGAGTATGAAGACATTGTGGAAGACATGAGGCAAGAGGGTGGAAAATATG GTGAATTAGTGAATGTTGTCATTCCACGCCCAAATCCAAATGGAGAACCATCCCCAGGCGTAGGGAAG GTATTTCTGGAGTACTCAGATGTCGAAGGTTCCAAAAAAGCCCAAGTGGCTATGAATGGTCGGAAATTTGGTGGGAATCAAGTTATTGCTGTCTACTATCCGGAGAGCAAGTTTGCAGAGAGGGACTACGATGgctaa
- the LOC121216209 gene encoding splicing factor U2af large subunit B isoform X3 has translation MPVQAMTQQATRHARRVYVGGLSPTANEQSVATFFSEVMAAIGGNTAGPGDAVVNVYINHEKKFAFVEMRSVEEASNAMALDGIIFEGAPVKVRRPSDYNPSLAATLGPSQPSPNLNLAAVGLTQGFSGGLEGPDRIFVGGLPYYFTEAQIRELLESFGPLRGFDLVKDRETGNSKGYAFCVYQDLSVTDIACAALNGIKMGDKTLTVRRANQGATQPKPEQESILQHAQQQIALQRLILQPQGVPTKVVCLTQALNVDDLRDDEEYEDIVEDMRQEGGKYGELVNVVIPRPNPNGEPSPGVGKVFLEYSDVEGSKKAQVAMNGRKFGGNQVIAVYYPESKFAERDYDG, from the exons ATGCCAGTTCAGGCAATGACTCAGCAG GCTACTAGGCATGCTCGTCGGGTCTATGTTGGAGGGCTTTCTCCTACAGCCAATGAACAG TCTGTTGCGACATTCTTCAGCGAAGTCATGGCTGCAATTGGTGGAAACACTGCTGGTCCAG GTGATGCTGTTGTTAACGTCTACATAAACCATGAAAAGAAGTTTGCTTTTGTAGAGATGAGATCTGTCGAGGAGGCCAGTAATGCAATGGCTTTGGATGGGATAATATTCGAG GGAGCACCTGTGAAGGTGAGGAGGCCTAGTGACTACAATCCCTCGCTTGCTGCAACTCTTGGCCCAAGCCAGCCCAGTCCCAATCTTAATCTAGCTGCTGTGGGTCTAACTCAGGGCTTTTCTGGTGGACTTGAGGGTCCAGACCGCATATTTGTTGGTGGGCTTCCTTACTACTTCACAGAAGCACAGATCCGCGAGCTATTGGAGTCCTTTGGGCCTCTTCGAGGGTTTGATCTGGTAAAAGATAGAGAAACTGGAAACTCGAAAGGCTATGCCTTTTGTGTTTATCAAGACTTGTCAGTCACAGATATAGCTTGTGCTGCTCTAAATGGAATTAAAATGGGTGATAAAACTCTCACCGTTAGGCGAGCAAACCAGGGTGCTACCCAGCCTAAACCTGAGCAAGAGAGTATACTCCAGCACGCACAACAGCAGATTGCTTTGCAG AGGCTTATTTTGCAACCACAAGGGGTGCCTACGAAGGTTGTTTGCTTGACTCAAGCACTTAATGTGGATGATCTCAGGGATGATGAGGAGTATGAAGACATTGTGGAAGACATGAGGCAAGAGGGTGGAAAATATG GTGAATTAGTGAATGTTGTCATTCCACGCCCAAATCCAAATGGAGAACCATCCCCAGGCGTAGGGAAG GTATTTCTGGAGTACTCAGATGTCGAAGGTTCCAAAAAAGCCCAAGTGGCTATGAATGGTCGGAAATTTGGTGGGAATCAAGTTATTGCTGTCTACTATCCGGAGAGCAAGTTTGCAGAGAGGGACTACGATGgctaa